A region of the Plectropomus leopardus isolate mb unplaced genomic scaffold, YSFRI_Pleo_2.0 unplaced_scaffold20165, whole genome shotgun sequence genome:
GAATTTAGACATCAGGTTTTCTCACACTGTGATACGTCTGATGGATCCCACCTTCGAATTCATGCTCCCCCACTCATGGAATCTCCTGTATTCCCCGGGGCGCACCAGGTACTGCCGTCCCCTGTAGTTAGGGTGCTCGTAAAAGATCCAGTAACCGTCCTTCACGTTGCAAGAAGAAATGTCGTTTAAGTGGAAGCGCTCGTACAGGGAGGGAATATCGTCCATCAGCTCCATCATCTGGCCTTTGAACTCTGGGCGCTCGTAGATCAGCATTTTGTGTGAGCCTTGATGCTGCAGAAGAGTAGATTTATGAGCCTCTATATcagtaaatcaaaaataaacctATTGAAAGCTGAAACCTACCATAGGGATCATACGGCAGGATCGCACACAGTCGTTAAATCCCATCCAGCGCTGGTAGTCGGGATAGTCGCCCCTTCTCAGGAAGTACTGGTAGCCCATGTAGCTTGGCCTCTCGTAGACCATCCAGTCCCCGCTGTCAACTCTAATGGAGTTACAGCGGCTGAAATGGGAATGCAGGTCAGAGCATTCACTGCTGCACTCATAGGAGCGACCCTGGAAGTTCCTGTCCTCGTAGAAGATGATCTAGAACGATTAATCAAAggaatttcaaaaatatagatATTGCTTGAAAAAGAAGCGAACATACTGTACTACATAAAAGCATGCTTCCAGTTTACCTGCTAAATAATTGGTCCAGGTATGCAGACGTACAAAaggcacagagaaaaacaagcagCCTTACCTTACCCATTGTGTCGGCTAACCTTTGAAACActgtagcagcagcagaagccCTGGGCTCCACGCTGCCTTTATAACCCACGGATGACCCGTGTCATTGTGACTGAGAACACTGAACATGCTCATTCAGCTCTTTCTCGCAgaacaatattttgttttgtttgaagcAAATCAGCTGTTTTGAGTGGAGGCCTCCCTTTgagtttgatttgattgataATGGAAGCTACAAATATATCAATAGTAAATCtgcaaacatacattttgtgtggaATAGACTGATATTGTATAACAGTATGAAGATCACATGTGAAAGTCATATTTGTTTgtacaaagtttatttttttctatctctCATT
Encoded here:
- the LOC121965478 gene encoding gamma-crystallin S-1-like: MGKIIFYEDRNFQGRSYECSSECSDLHSHFSRCNSIRVDSGDWMVYERPSYMGYQYFLRRGDYPDYQRWMGFNDCVRSCRMIPMHQGSHKMLIYERPEFKGQMMELMDDIPSLYERFHLNDISSCNVKDGYWIFYEHPNYRGRQYLVRPGEYRRFHEWGSMNSKVGSIRRITV